One genomic region from Verrucomicrobiota bacterium encodes:
- a CDS encoding ribose-phosphate pyrophosphokinase, whose product MKVFSGTSNPALAKAICNSIGIELGRCTVDAFPDGETFVKIDENVRGQDVFVVQSTSPPTNHHLMEMFIMMDALRRASASRITAVLPFYGYARQDRKDQPRVPITAKLVANLLVAAGANRVLTMDLHAQQIQGFFDIPVDHLYAAPVIYEYLKWKKVQKMVVVSPDVGGLKMAHAYSQTLGAELAIVAKRRKSATEVESMTVIGEIRGRNALLVDDMTETAGTLTAAAALLKKRGARSILACVSHAILNDLGVQRLRKSTIDELITTDTVLRPSIDGVKITTLSVAGLLGEAIKRIHSNSSVTSLFEFKGGRTS is encoded by the coding sequence GTGAAAGTTTTTAGCGGCACGTCGAATCCCGCCTTGGCCAAGGCGATTTGCAACTCCATCGGCATCGAGCTTGGCCGCTGCACCGTCGATGCTTTTCCGGATGGAGAAACCTTCGTCAAGATCGACGAAAACGTCCGGGGCCAGGACGTTTTCGTCGTACAGTCCACTAGTCCGCCCACCAACCATCACTTGATGGAGATGTTCATCATGATGGACGCCTTGCGAAGGGCCAGCGCGTCCCGCATCACGGCGGTCCTTCCCTTCTACGGATACGCCAGGCAGGACCGCAAAGATCAGCCGAGGGTCCCCATCACGGCCAAGCTCGTGGCCAATCTCCTCGTGGCCGCAGGGGCCAACCGGGTTCTGACGATGGACCTTCACGCCCAGCAGATCCAGGGCTTCTTTGACATCCCGGTGGACCATCTTTACGCCGCGCCAGTGATCTACGAATACTTAAAGTGGAAAAAGGTCCAAAAGATGGTCGTGGTCAGTCCCGATGTCGGTGGTTTGAAAATGGCGCATGCCTATTCCCAAACTTTGGGGGCGGAATTGGCCATTGTCGCCAAGCGCAGGAAAAGCGCGACGGAGGTGGAATCTATGACGGTGATCGGGGAGATTCGGGGCCGAAACGCCCTGTTGGTCGATGACATGACGGAGACCGCGGGGACTTTGACCGCGGCGGCGGCGTTGTTGAAGAAGCGGGGCGCGCGCTCGATTTTGGCCTGTGTTTCCCATGCCATCCTGAACGATTTGGGGGTGCAGAGGCTTCGGAAGTCCACTATTGACGAACTGATCACGACTGATACTGTTCTCCGCCCTTCGATCGACGGGGTGAAGATAACGACCCTATCCGTCGCGGGGCTCTTGGGTGAAGCCATCAAGCGGATTCACAGCAATTCATCTGTGACTTCGCTGTTCGAGTTCAAGGGCGGGCGCACCAGTTAG
- a CDS encoding 50S ribosomal protein L25 translates to MKSVKLQAFPRNAVRRNQVKKLRAASRVPAVIYGRLNEPMNLELNLKDFEDLIHHSPSETILVDLSVQEGAAQTRLALVQDIQHHVLSGKVMHVDFHEVAEDEKVTITVPLETTGEAVGVKTGGGVLEHVVFKVKVRALPKDLPELLVVDVTSLEVGKSIHLGEIPAPAGVEILGDKHLSVLAVAAPLTEAQEAAATAAATEGPAEPEMIKEKKEDAAAEAKGGDKGGEKKAAEKKK, encoded by the coding sequence ATGAAATCAGTCAAGTTGCAGGCATTTCCGCGTAACGCGGTCCGTCGAAATCAGGTGAAGAAGCTTCGGGCGGCCTCGCGTGTTCCCGCGGTGATTTACGGCCGCCTAAACGAGCCCATGAACCTCGAGTTGAATCTGAAGGATTTCGAGGATCTGATTCACCACTCCCCTTCCGAGACGATTCTTGTCGACCTTTCCGTGCAGGAGGGCGCTGCGCAGACCCGGTTGGCGCTCGTTCAAGATATTCAGCATCATGTGCTCAGCGGCAAAGTGATGCATGTCGATTTTCATGAAGTGGCGGAGGACGAAAAAGTCACCATCACCGTTCCCCTGGAAACCACAGGGGAAGCTGTGGGTGTCAAAACGGGTGGCGGAGTGCTCGAGCACGTCGTGTTCAAGGTCAAGGTCAGAGCTCTGCCCAAGGACTTGCCGGAGTTGCTGGTGGTGGATGTCACCAGTCTCGAAGTCGGCAAATCCATTCACCTGGGAGAAATTCCGGCCCCCGCCGGGGTTGAGATTTTGGGCGACAAACATTTGTCCGTTCTAGCCGTGGCGGCTCCTCTGACAGAAGCCCAGGAAGCTGCGGCCACAGCGGCTGCGACCGAGGGCCCTGCCGAGCCCGAGATGATCAAAGAAAAGAAGGAAGACGCTGCCGCCGAAGCCAAGGGCGGGGACAAAGGCGGCGAGAAGAAAGCCGCGGAAAAGAAGAAGTAG